From a region of the Candidatus Brocadia sp. genome:
- the thiE gene encoding thiamine phosphate synthase, translated as MNRQQINNLSLVLITDRNLCKQSFLQTIRLALKGGVKTVQLREKGVAAHELYCLARELRRATLDFCATFIVNERVDIALAVEADGVHLGWQSIPVVAARRLLGSEKLIGVSTHSRQEALQARDAGANYITFGPIFNTPSKEGLVLPTGAEAIRSLKNEVGRPVIALGGIHQDNVENVLHGGADGIAVISSIMAADNPEEAARSLAEKITTFWSGTSRLTDG; from the coding sequence ATGAACAGGCAACAGATCAACAATCTTTCCCTGGTTCTGATTACAGACAGGAATCTCTGCAAGCAATCATTCCTCCAGACCATAAGACTTGCGCTAAAGGGCGGCGTCAAAACGGTGCAATTACGGGAAAAGGGGGTTGCCGCCCATGAGTTGTATTGTTTGGCGCGTGAACTGCGCAGGGCAACTCTCGATTTTTGTGCAACCTTCATTGTGAACGAGAGGGTTGACATTGCCCTTGCCGTGGAGGCGGATGGTGTCCATTTGGGCTGGCAATCGATTCCCGTTGTCGCAGCAAGGAGATTGCTTGGCTCTGAAAAACTTATCGGGGTATCTACCCACAGTCGCCAGGAGGCATTGCAAGCCAGGGATGCCGGGGCCAATTACATTACCTTTGGTCCGATATTCAACACGCCTTCAAAGGAAGGACTCGTTTTGCCCACGGGCGCCGAAGCAATCCGGAGTCTCAAAAATGAGGTTGGCAGGCCCGTTATTGCACTGGGAGGAATTCATCAGGACAACGTGGAAAATGTTTTGCATGGCGGAGCGGACGGCATCGCGGTTATTTCAAGCATCATGGCTGCCGACAATCCCGAAGAGGCAGCCAGATCTTTGGCTGAGAAGATTACAACATTTTGGTCTGGAACATCCCGATTGACAGACGGGTAA
- a CDS encoding OmpA family protein: MIVFAGMSGCAEMNELRNLNRRQAITIRDQSEEIARLKGQLSSTSDKLKANEAEMEKLRKLARSIGEGATVRDTVEGPVLLFPERILYDSGMATIKPQGEIALKKVAVFLNENPQISIRIDGHTDTDPIRRTKHLWDSNHHLSAARSLSVFHFLTKSEGIREGRIYVAGFGPNRPIASNSTTAGKKENRRVEFLILTAVASLPPKESSILTERIPESAGRPEAIPTETGTTEAEVSEEIEEGEGK, encoded by the coding sequence TTGATAGTTTTTGCAGGAATGTCGGGTTGTGCTGAGATGAATGAGCTGAGAAATTTAAACAGAAGACAGGCAATTACCATACGAGATCAATCGGAAGAAATTGCAAGGCTGAAGGGGCAGCTTTCTTCAACATCAGATAAATTAAAGGCAAATGAAGCTGAGATGGAAAAACTCAGAAAGCTTGCACGGTCGATTGGTGAAGGCGCCACGGTCCGGGATACGGTAGAAGGGCCGGTGCTTCTCTTCCCTGAAAGAATACTCTATGACTCCGGTATGGCCACGATAAAGCCCCAGGGTGAGATTGCCTTAAAGAAGGTCGCGGTCTTTCTTAATGAAAATCCTCAGATCTCCATCAGGATTGACGGTCATACCGACACCGACCCCATTAGGAGGACAAAGCATCTGTGGGATTCCAATCATCATCTGTCCGCAGCGCGTTCATTGAGCGTATTTCATTTTTTGACAAAGAGTGAAGGTATCAGGGAAGGAAGGATTTATGTTGCCGGTTTTGGCCCAAATCGTCCTATCGCATCCAATAGCACGACTGCCGGAAAGAAAGAAAACAGACGTGTCGAATTCCTGATATTAACAGCAGTTGCCTCACTACCACCAAAGGAATCTTCAATACTCACTGAGCGAATACCTGAATCTGCTGGACGACCGGAAGCAATACCGACAGAGACAGGAACTACTGAGGCAGAAGTATCCGAAGAAATAGAAGAGGGTGAAGGAAAGTAA
- the hisI gene encoding phosphoribosyl-AMP cyclohydrolase, with protein MQLLEKLHFNEKGLIPSVIVDVCDGKVLTLCYMNKDAVEKTIETGKVHVFRRSQNRLMIKGETSGHIQVVKKVFFDCEGNSLVFAVEQHVAACHAGYKTCFYREYIPGTDSIQIAEKKLFDPDRVYR; from the coding sequence ATGCAACTTTTAGAAAAATTACATTTCAATGAAAAGGGGCTTATTCCGTCAGTGATTGTTGATGTTTGCGACGGGAAGGTACTTACCCTCTGTTATATGAACAAAGACGCCGTCGAAAAGACCATTGAAACGGGCAAGGTACATGTGTTCCGGCGATCTCAGAACCGGTTAATGATCAAGGGTGAAACCTCAGGGCATATACAGGTGGTAAAAAAGGTTTTTTTTGATTGTGAAGGGAACTCCCTTGTTTTTGCCGTAGAACAGCATGTTGCAGCGTGTCATGCGGGGTATAAAACATGCTTTTATCGGGAATATATCCCAGGAACGGATAGCATTCAGATTGCCGAGAAGAAGCTCTTTGACCCTGATAGGGTTTACCGGTAA
- the groES gene encoding co-chaperone GroES: MNVMPLGEKLLIKRIEAEGKTAGGIVLPDSAKEKPREGKIIAVGSGKLLKSGERAKFQVKKGERVLFSSYGGTEVKIDGEEYLLMSEDDILAVIE, translated from the coding sequence ATGAATGTAATGCCATTAGGTGAGAAGTTATTAATAAAAAGGATTGAGGCAGAAGGAAAGACCGCGGGCGGTATCGTGCTGCCTGATTCGGCCAAGGAAAAACCCCGGGAAGGGAAGATTATCGCCGTCGGGAGCGGAAAGTTACTGAAGAGTGGCGAACGGGCGAAGTTTCAGGTTAAAAAAGGAGAAAGAGTCCTTTTTAGTTCATACGGCGGCACGGAAGTGAAGATCGATGGCGAAGAGTATCTGCTGATGTCTGAAGATGATATTTTGGCTGTAATTGAATAA
- the purB gene encoding adenylosuccinate lyase — protein MPSTTPYTTYQSPLSERYASKEMCSLFSDQYKFSTWRRLWIALAEAQQELGLQAITQEQIGEMRHFQDSINFDAARAYEKKLRHDVMSHIHAYGDQCPKAKPIIHLGATSAYVQDNTELIQMREGLRIIFAKLVNIVGALSSQAMKYKDLATLSFTHFQPAQPTTLGKRICLWIQDYLLDIEEVDLRIAGLRFHGVKGTTGTQASFLSLFHNDAEKVKQLDELVTKKMGFDKYYPVTGQTYSRKVDSQIVFSLAGIAQSSQKFSNDMRLLQHLKEVEEPFEEEQIGSSAMAYKRNPMRSERVAALARYVLCNCLNPAFTAASQWFERTLDDSANKRIAVPETFLAIDGIVNIVFNVVSGFSVYPQVISRHLADELPFMITENILMEAVNAGGDRQALHEGIRRHAMEAARAMKEEGKNNDLLERIERDPSFSRIKSRLKIIAEPKSLVGRAPQQVEEFMQQSINPLLKRFGHLLDKKCIPALHV, from the coding sequence ATGCCATCCACCACCCCATACACTACCTATCAATCCCCCCTTTCTGAGCGATACGCCAGCAAAGAAATGTGTTCTCTCTTTTCTGATCAATACAAATTTAGCACGTGGAGACGACTTTGGATTGCACTTGCAGAGGCGCAGCAGGAGTTGGGGTTGCAGGCGATTACTCAGGAACAGATTGGGGAGATGCGCCATTTTCAGGACTCAATCAACTTTGATGCGGCCAGGGCATATGAGAAAAAACTCAGACATGATGTCATGTCACATATTCATGCCTATGGTGATCAGTGTCCGAAGGCAAAGCCGATTATTCATCTTGGCGCAACCAGCGCCTACGTGCAGGACAATACCGAACTCATCCAGATGAGGGAAGGACTGCGCATTATCTTTGCAAAGCTGGTCAATATTGTCGGTGCGCTTTCAAGCCAGGCAATGAAATATAAAGACCTTGCAACCTTAAGTTTCACACACTTTCAGCCGGCCCAACCAACCACCCTGGGGAAACGGATCTGTCTGTGGATTCAGGATTATCTTCTGGATATTGAAGAAGTGGACCTGCGAATCGCAGGACTTCGGTTCCATGGCGTAAAGGGCACCACCGGTACACAGGCGAGTTTCCTGTCGCTCTTTCATAATGACGCCGAAAAGGTGAAGCAGCTCGACGAACTGGTTACCAAAAAGATGGGCTTTGATAAGTATTATCCCGTAACGGGGCAGACCTACAGCAGAAAAGTCGACAGCCAGATCGTATTTAGCCTGGCAGGGATTGCGCAATCCTCCCAAAAATTTTCCAACGATATGCGGTTGCTCCAACATCTGAAAGAGGTGGAAGAGCCCTTTGAAGAAGAACAGATCGGTTCCTCGGCCATGGCCTACAAGAGAAACCCCATGCGTTCTGAACGTGTTGCAGCTCTTGCGCGATACGTGCTGTGTAATTGTCTCAATCCCGCATTTACCGCTGCGTCACAGTGGTTTGAACGGACATTAGATGATTCTGCCAACAAGAGGATTGCCGTCCCTGAGACATTTCTTGCCATTGACGGCATAGTAAATATTGTGTTCAATGTTGTCTCCGGTTTCAGCGTTTATCCCCAGGTTATCAGCCGCCACCTCGCCGATGAGTTGCCCTTCATGATAACGGAAAATATCCTTATGGAGGCCGTGAATGCGGGTGGAGACCGGCAGGCGCTGCACGAAGGAATTCGCAGGCACGCGATGGAGGCTGCCCGCGCAATGAAGGAAGAAGGAAAAAACAATGATCTTTTGGAGCGAATCGAACGGGACCCTTCTTTTTCGCGGATAAAATCGAGGTTGAAAATAATTGCCGAACCGAAGAGCCTTGTTGGCAGGGCGCCGCAGCAGGTGGAAGAATTTATGCAGCAGTCAATAAACCCTCTCTTGAAAAGATTTGGCCATCTCCTTGACAAAAAATGCATTCCCGCCCTGCACGTATAA
- the groL gene encoding chaperonin GroEL (60 kDa chaperone family; promotes refolding of misfolded polypeptides especially under stressful conditions; forms two stacked rings of heptamers to form a barrel-shaped 14mer; ends can be capped by GroES; misfolded proteins enter the barrel where they are refolded when GroES binds), with protein MAAKKIIYGHDASESIKRGIKKLAQAVKVTLGPKGRNVIIEKSFGSPTVVNDGVTVAKEIELEDPYEDMGAKMVKEAASKTNDMVGDGTSTATLLAEAIFEEGLKNITAGANPVDIKHGIEKAVDALTKELTRMSIKISGKKEIAQIAAIAGNNDAEIGRQIADAMDKVGKDGVITVEEGKSLQTTVDVVEGMQFDKGYLSPYFVTSPETMETVFENPYILIHEKKLSAIKELVPLLEKIAKSGRALILIAEDVEGEALSTLVVNKLRGTLQCAAIKAPGFGDRRKAMLGDIAALTGAKALFEDLGIQLSGVQLADLGKAKKVVIDKDTTTIIEGIGDQNEVQGRIAQIKAEISSTTSDYDREKLQERLAKLSGGIARINVGAATEAEMKEKKYRVEDAVQATRAAVDEGILPGGGVALLRASKALDAVSVKGDEKIGVNIVRVATEKPIQLIAENAGLEGAVILQKVKDASGNYGYDAFGEKYTDMVESGIIDAAKVVKVALQNGASIATLLLTTNAVIGEIPEGKEAAASAPCGHRH; from the coding sequence ATGGCTGCAAAAAAGATTATCTATGGGCATGACGCCAGCGAGTCTATAAAAAGAGGGATCAAGAAATTGGCACAAGCCGTCAAGGTCACTTTAGGGCCAAAAGGACGCAATGTTATTATCGAAAAGAGTTTTGGCTCGCCTACCGTGGTAAACGATGGCGTTACGGTTGCAAAGGAAATAGAGCTCGAAGACCCGTACGAAGATATGGGTGCGAAGATGGTGAAGGAGGCTGCATCCAAAACAAATGATATGGTGGGCGATGGTACTTCTACGGCAACCCTCCTGGCAGAGGCAATCTTTGAGGAAGGTCTCAAGAATATTACCGCCGGGGCGAATCCGGTGGATATTAAACATGGCATCGAAAAGGCCGTGGATGCCCTGACCAAAGAGTTAACCAGGATGAGCATAAAAATATCCGGCAAAAAAGAGATTGCGCAGATTGCCGCGATAGCCGGCAACAATGATGCAGAAATTGGCCGCCAGATAGCAGATGCCATGGACAAGGTGGGCAAGGACGGGGTGATTACCGTGGAAGAAGGAAAAAGCCTTCAAACCACCGTAGACGTTGTGGAGGGGATGCAATTCGACAAAGGGTATCTGTCTCCCTATTTTGTGACCTCGCCAGAAACGATGGAAACCGTATTTGAGAATCCCTATATCCTGATACACGAAAAGAAATTGTCTGCCATTAAAGAGCTTGTTCCCTTATTGGAAAAGATTGCCAAATCTGGCAGGGCATTAATCCTTATTGCTGAGGATGTGGAAGGCGAGGCGCTTAGTACGCTCGTTGTGAACAAACTCCGCGGAACCCTGCAATGTGCGGCAATAAAGGCGCCGGGTTTTGGCGATAGACGGAAGGCGATGCTGGGCGACATTGCTGCCTTAACAGGCGCTAAGGCACTGTTTGAAGATTTGGGCATCCAGCTCTCTGGCGTGCAACTTGCGGATCTCGGCAAGGCAAAAAAGGTCGTTATCGATAAGGATACAACAACAATCATAGAGGGCATCGGCGACCAGAATGAAGTGCAGGGACGGATTGCGCAGATTAAGGCAGAAATAAGCTCAACGACCTCAGACTATGATCGTGAAAAATTGCAGGAGCGTCTCGCAAAGCTTTCGGGAGGAATCGCGCGCATTAATGTTGGGGCGGCTACGGAGGCAGAAATGAAGGAAAAGAAATACCGTGTTGAGGATGCCGTGCAAGCCACACGGGCAGCAGTCGATGAGGGTATCCTGCCGGGCGGGGGAGTTGCCCTGCTCCGGGCATCGAAGGCATTAGACGCGGTGTCAGTAAAGGGTGATGAGAAAATTGGTGTAAACATTGTCAGGGTAGCCACCGAAAAACCGATTCAACTGATTGCGGAGAATGCCGGCCTGGAAGGCGCTGTTATCTTGCAAAAAGTAAAGGATGCGTCGGGTAATTATGGATATGATGCGTTTGGTGAAAAGTATACCGATATGGTAGAATCTGGCATTATTGATGCGGCAAAGGTTGTAAAAGTAGCGCTGCAAAATGGGGCGAGTATTGCCACCCTGCTGCTAACGACCAATGCGGTTATCGGTGAAATACCTGAAGGGAAAGAAGCCGCGGCTTCTGCCCCGTGCGGTCACAGGCATTGA
- a CDS encoding response regulator → MMALLDPRAGHYSLLITDDDESCRDSIKDIFEPKGYTTYLASCGREAIKIARSEEVHLLILDAHLPDYSGLETFKIIKKEISLVIPCIFMSGAITKELQIDLISANAYTLIPKPININILRDSVDQVIAKYYGR, encoded by the coding sequence ATGATGGCATTATTGGATCCGCGTGCAGGGCATTATTCCCTTCTGATAACAGACGATGACGAGTCATGCCGTGACAGCATAAAAGACATTTTCGAACCGAAGGGTTATACCACTTATCTTGCCAGTTGCGGGAGGGAGGCTATAAAGATAGCCAGAAGTGAAGAGGTGCATCTTCTGATTTTAGATGCGCACCTTCCTGATTATAGTGGTTTGGAGACATTTAAAATTATTAAAAAGGAAATCAGTCTTGTCATTCCCTGCATCTTTATGTCTGGCGCAATAACAAAGGAGCTTCAAATAGATCTTATTAGCGCAAATGCCTATACGTTGATACCCAAGCCAATAAACATTAATATATTACGGGATTCTGTTGATCAGGTCATCGCAAAGTATTACGGAAGGTAA